In Bos mutus isolate GX-2022 chromosome 10, NWIPB_WYAK_1.1, whole genome shotgun sequence, a single window of DNA contains:
- the ANGEL1 gene encoding protein angel homolog 1: MIASCLCYLLLPAARLFRALSDAFFTCRKNVLLAKSSSSQVEGNFAMAPRGPDQEECEGLLQQWREEGSSQVLSTVSDGPLVDKGLAESSLALLMDNPGEQDATPEDTWSSRQLSDLRAAENLEEPFPEVLGEEEPLPEVEGPMWAAVPVQTGRQYTDCAVLPVGALATEQWDEDPAVVAWSIAPEPVPQEEAPVWPFEGLGQLQPPPVEIPYHEILWRDWEDFSTQPDVQGLEAGDGPQFQFTLMSYNILAQDLMQQSSELYLHCHPDILNWSYRFANLMQEFQHWDPDILCLQEVQEDHYWEQLEPSLRMMGFTCFYKRRTGCKTDGCAVCYKPTRFRLLCASPVEYFRPGLELLNRDNVGLVLLLQPLVPEGLGQVSVAPLCVANTHVLYNPRRGDVKLAQMAILLAEVDKVARLSDGSHCPIVLCGDLNSVPDSPLYNFIRDGELQYHGMPAWKVSGQEDFSHQLYQRKLQAPLWPSSLGITDYCQYVTSCHPTSSERRKYSRDFLLRFRFCSMACRRPVGLVLLEGVTDTKPERPAGWAESVIEEDTSESEPDVPRTAGTIQHCLHLTSVYTHFLPQHGRPEVTTMPLGLGTTVDYIFFSAESCENGNRTDRRLYQDGTLKLLGRLSLLSEEILWAANGLPNPFCSSDHLCLLASFGMEIAAP, encoded by the exons ATGATTGCGTCGTGTCTGTGTTACCTGCTGCTGCCGGCCGCGCGCCTTTTCCGCGCCCTCTCAG ATGCTTTCTTCACATGTCGGAAAAATGTCCTCCTGGCGAAGAGCTCGTCCTCCCAGGTAGAAGGCAACTTTGCCATGGCCCCTCGGGGCCCCGACCAGGAGGAGTGTGAGGGCCTGCTGCAGCAGTGGAGGGAAGAAGGGTCGAGCCAGGTGCTGTCAACTGTGAGTGACGGTCCCCTTGTAGATAAGGGACTCGCCGAGAGCAGCCTGGCCCTCCTGATGGATAATCCCGGAGAACAGGATGCTACTCCGGAGGACACGTGGTCCAGCAGGCAGCTGAGTGACCTGCGGGCAGCGGAGAACCTGGAGGAGCCTTTTCCCGAGGTGCTAGGAGAGGAGGAGCCGCTGCCGGAGGTCGAGGGCCCAATGTGGGCAGCAGTGCCTGTGCAGACCGGCCGCCAGTACACAGATTGTGCCGTCCTCCCTGTGGGTGCGCTGGCCACAGAGCAGTGGGACGAGGACCCCGCGGTGGTGGCCTGGAGCATCGCACCGGAGCCTGTGCCCCAGGAAGAGGCTCCCGTCTGGCCCTTTGAGGGTCTGGGGCAGCTGCAGCCTCCCCCAGTGGAAATCCCGTATCATG AAATCTTGTGGCGAGACTGGGAGGATTTCTCCACTCAGCCAGATGTTCAGGGCCTGGAGGCAGGGGATGGCCCTCAGTTCCAGTTCACTCTGATGTCCTATAATATCCTGGCCCAGGACCTAATGCAGCAGAGCTCCGAGCTCTATCTGCATTGCCACCCAGACATCCTGAACTGGAGCTATCGCTTTGCGAATCTCATGCAGGAATTCCAGCACTGGGACCCGGAC ATCTTGTGTCTCCAGGAAGTCCAGGAAGATCATTACTGGGAGCAGCTGGAGCCCTCTCTGAGAATGATGG GCTTTACCTGTTTCTACAAGAGGAGGACCGGGTGTAAGACAGATGGCTGTGCTGTCTGCTACAAGCCCACGAGATTCCGTCTGCTCTGCGCCAGCCCCGTGGAGTACTTTCGGCCTGGCTTGGAGCTCCTCAATCGGGACAACGTGGGCTTAGTGTTGCTGCTGCAGCCACTGGTCCCAGAAGGCCTGGGGCAAGTCTCGGTGGCCCCCTTATGTGTGGCAAATACCCATGTCCTGTACAACCCACGGCGGGGCGACGTCAAGCTGGCCCAGATGGCCATTCTCCTGGCTGAAGTGGACAAGGTGGCCAGGCTGTCAGATGGCAGCCACTGCCCCATCGTCCTGTGTGGGGACCTGAACTCTGTCCCCGACTCGCCTCTCTACAACTTCATCAGGGACGGGGAGCTCCAGTACCACGGGATGCCAGCCTGGAAG GTATCTGGACAGGAAGACTTCTCCCATCAGCTTTATCAGAGGAAGCTGCAGGCCCCACTGTGGCCCAGCTCCCTGGGTATCACTGACTACTGTCAGTATGTCACCTCCTGTCACCCCACGAGCTCAG AGAGACGCAAGTATAGCCGAGACTTCCTGCTGCGTTTCCGCTTCTGCAGCATGGCCTGCCGGCGACCTGTGGGACTGGTTCTTCTGGAAGGAGTGACAGACACTAAGCCAG AGCGACCTGCTGGCTGGGCTGAGTCTGTCATTGAGGAAGATACATCTGAGTCTGAGCCGGATGTCCCCAG GACTGCAGGCACCATCCAGCACTGCCTACACCTGACCTCGGTGTATACTCATTTCCTGCCCCAGCACGGCCGCCCAGAGGTCACCACAATGCCCCTGGGTCTGGGAACGACAGTGGATTACATCTTCTTCTCAGCTGAGTCCTGCGAGAATGGGAACAGAACTG ATCGCAGGCTGTATCAGGATGGAACCCTCAAGCTCCTGGGCCGGCTCTCGCTCCTCTCTGAAGAGATCCTCTGGGCTGCCAACGGCTTACCCAACCCCTTCTGCTCTTCAGACCACCTCTGCCTACTGGCTAGCTTCGGGATGGAAATCGCGGCCCCATGA